Proteins encoded in a region of the Labrus bergylta chromosome 9, fLabBer1.1, whole genome shotgun sequence genome:
- the zgc:174917 gene encoding ectoine dioxygenase codes for MTTSIAKLQEIYNQQGFLSALPVLDETELREARRAFSELEEEFGEEYTQYSLHNVHLQYPWVKDLTKHPQILPVVKAIIGPDVILLDSRFICKYPTVKPKHQENEEGETKPDVEENELPYVAWHQDMRYWGIAGGPVLSVWLALDDSLKENGALQVIPGSHCAGMLPHRQAVRPGNMLSVNQEIPEELVQADEAVICPLLAGQMSVHDGFLVHASDANMSQRRRCGFVIRYVPTCAYPIQDPNRPRKFHATELACGADQFKHFSNKTA; via the exons ATGACAACATCCATAGCCAAACTGCAGGAGATCTATAACCAGCAGGGCTTCCTCTCAGCGCTGCCTGTTTTAGATGAAACTGAGCTGAGGGAGGCCAGGCGAGCCTTTTCTGAGCTGGAGGAAGAATTTG GTGAGGAGTACACACAGTACAGCCTCCATAATGTTCACCTTCAGTATCCATGGGTGAAGGACCTGACCAAACATCCTCAAATCCTGCCAGTGGTCAAAGCCATCATTGGCCCAGATGTGATCCTGCTGGACTCCCGCTTCATCTGTAAATACCCCACAGTCAAACCCAAACACCAGGAGAATGAAGAGGGGGAAACCAAGCCTGATGTTGAGGAGAATGAACTCCCATATGTGGCCTGGCATCAGGATATGAG GTATTGGGGTATTGCAGGTGGCCCTGTTCTCTCCGTGTGGCTCGCTTTAGATGACTCACTGAAGGAGAACGGCGCTCTCCAGGTCATCCCAG GTAGTCATTGCGCCGGCATGTTACCCCATCGCCAAGCCGTCCGCCCTGGaaacatgctgtcagtgaaccaGGAGATCCCCGAGGAGCTGGTGCAGGCTGATGAAGCTGTGATTTGCCCTCTGTTAGCCGGCCAGATGTCT GTTCATGATGGATTCCTGGTCCATGCAAGTGATGCAAACATGTCCCAGAGGAGGCGCTGTGGCTTTGTCATCCGTTATGTTCCCACCTGTGCATATCCCATACAG GATCCTAATCGTCCAAGGAAATTTCATGCGACAGAGTTGGCATGTGGAGCTGATCAGTTCAAACATTTCTCCAACAAAACTGCATGA
- the si:ch211-153b23.5 gene encoding glutamine amidotransferase-like class 1 domain-containing protein 3, mitochondrial, whose product MVKRVAVILSGCGVYDGTEIHEASAVLVHLSRAAAKVQMFAPNADQMHVVNHCEGKPTDEKRNILQESARIARGDVTDLAKLDVSAFDAAIIPGGFGVAKNLSDWAVKNKDCIVQPQLEKLIKAFHKAGKPLGMCCISPILAAKILPGCELTVGQDKECEKWPHAQTAGAVKEMGCKHVNTDVDKAHVDIKNKLVTTSAFMCNAAFHEVFDGIGVMVKETLKLA is encoded by the exons atggTGAAGCGTGTTGCAGTTATTCTCTCAGGCTGCGGAGTCTATGACGGAACAGAGATCCATGAAGCTTCTGCTGTCCTCGTTCACCTGAGTCGAGCTGCAGCTAAA GTGCAGATGTTTGCTCCAAATGCAGATCAGATGCATGTTGTAAATCACTGTGAGGGGAAACCTACAGATGAGAAGAGAAACATCCTGCAGGAAAGTGCTCGCATTGCCAGGGGGGACGTGACTGATCTGGCCAAGTTGGATGTTTCAGCTTTTGACGCAGCCATCATCCCAG GGGGCTTTGGCGTAGCTAAAAACCTGAGCGACTGGGCTGTGAAGAATAAAGACTGCATTGTCCAGCCCCAACTGGAGAAGCTCATCAAGGCTTTCCACAAAGCTGGGAAGCCGCTGGGCATGTGCTGCATCTCTCCCATTCTCGCTGCCAAAATCCTGCCTGGCTGTGAGCTCACAGTCGGGCAAGACAAAGAGTGTGAAAA GTGGCCGCACGCTCAGACAGCAGGCGCTGTGAAGGAGATGGGCTGTAAGCATGTCAACACAGATGTGGATAAGGCACACGTTGATATCAAAAATAAGCTGGTCACAACATCTGCATTCATGTGCAACGCTGCCTTTCATGAGGTTTTTGATGGAATAGGAGTCATGGTTAAAGAAACCCTGAAACTGGCTTAA